Proteins from a genomic interval of Nematostella vectensis chromosome 12, jaNemVect1.1, whole genome shotgun sequence:
- the LOC116619354 gene encoding decapping and exoribonuclease protein-like, with the protein MERRYENDPKEHDDTKRERREEAAKTEPDKTLAVTPIDSYRSSFPNFRKPSEIGHFSLDVDRKFHDDSHQLKYFCPPREIHFDLSEGYKEFKAKDEDVKEGLGHLLEWISAHREKFALPGEERVENGQAADARPATKSLNTNFVTWRGDLTKLLCTPYETKEPWQMAATLFKGTIYFTDVETPEARDRRKNMEERHKEMCYWGHKFETYVTKLVSERGKRETVMGASTSTASTSEGGASAKPVNNSEAYVSVVRSKLERHSLVFGAEIDCCTEETEESPGNYIELKTSRAPNKQQHWSFNRYKLLKWWAQSYLAGVPKIIAGFRHRDSQVDKLETYNTLEIPHLLENQRNMWDSTICLNFLEKFLCWLRSVVVLDDPNRVYLFSFSAPFEQVEYQEFTNGEHKLLPEWYIKTF; encoded by the exons ATGGAACGAAGATATGAAAACGATCCCAAAGAACACGATGATACTAAGCGGGAGCGAAGGGAGGAAGCAGCGAAAACGGAACCGGATAAAACATTAGCGGTTACTCCAATAGATTCGTATCGATCGAGTTTCCCGAACTTCAGAAAACCATCAGAAATTGGTCACTTTTCCTTGGATGTAGATAGGAAATTTCACGATGACAGTCATCAGTTGAAGTATTTTTGCCCCCCTCGTGAGATCCACTTCGATCTAAGCGAAGGATATAAAGAGTTCAAAGCGAAAGACGAAGATGTGAAAGAGGGACTAGGTCATTTGCTAGAGTGGATTAGTGCTCACAGAGAGAAATTTGCACTACCGGGTGAAGAGAGGGTAGAGAATGGACAAGCCGCAGATGCCAGACCAGCAACGAAGAG TTTGAACACCAACTTTGTGACATGGAGGGGCGATCTCACCAAGCTGCTCTGCACTCCATACGAGACCAAAGAGCCCTGGCAAATGGCTGCAACCCTATTCAAGGGCACTATATACTTCACTGATGTAGAAACTCCGGAGGCACGCGATCGTCGAAAGAACATGGAAGAGCGACATAAAGAAATGTGTTACTGGGGGCATAAATTTGAAACATATGTCacaaagcttgtgtctgaaCGAGGCAAGAGGGAAACAGTGATGGGAGCATCGACATCTACTGCGTCAACATCAGAGGGTGGCGCTTCAGCTAAGCCTGTCAATAATTCAGAAGCTTATGTGTCGGTGGTCAGATCAAAACTGGAGAGGCATTCCCTGGTGTTTGGTGCCGAGATAGACTGCTGCACTGAG GAAACAGAAGAATCGCCAGGAAATTACATCGAGCTCAAGACGTCTCGTGCTccaaacaaacaacagcacTGGTCTTTCAATCGCTACAAACTGCTCAAATGGTGGGCACAGTCTTACCTGGCAGGAGTGCCAAAAATCATTGCTGGTTTCCGTCATCGTGACAGTCAGGTGGATAAACTCGAAACTTACAACACCCTGGAAATACCCCATCTCCTTGAAAACCAACGAAACATGTGGGATTCAACCATCTGCTTGAACTTCCTGGAAAAGTTTCTATGCTGGTTGCGCTCTGTGGTGGTGTTGGACGACCCAAACAGAGTTTACCTTTTCTCATTCAGTGCTCCATTCGAACAAGTGGAATACCAGGAATTTACAAATGGGGAGCATAAGCTTTTGCCAGAATGGTATATTAAGACATTTTAA
- the LOC125557135 gene encoding 52 kDa repressor of the inhibitor of the protein kinase-like produces MTYEDTELRDMLLFLCVVVFPLTSAIQKTRNSMFGHSLLASPYDETGVGELWECYKLCYDDKENCASINYDMKKRRCKRMKFSHINLPRKLVKMDNSVYADIRDGCANKPHPLGMEDGSIPDSSITASSTWHCGENNIPLRGLRDSDPTNAALAGNFQALLEFQVDSGDQILEQHLENAPRNATYISKTIQNQMISTVGAHILNNLSQEMRDSKYFSVMADEAADIANKENISVVIRFLDSTKNFREEFIGMYICKEGTTGEPIKDLITAAVVDLGLMMEDCRGQCYDGAGNMAGQLNGASSLIRAEHEKAIFVHCMNHQLNLCIANTCQIPNVRNMMDVVRKLF; encoded by the exons ATGACATACGAAGACACAGAGCTAAGAGACATGCTTCTCTTCCTTTGCGTTGTCGTTTTCCCTCTAACATCGGCCATTCAGAAAACAAGGAACTCCATGTTTGGCCACTCGCTCCTTGCATCTCCCTACGACGAGACGGGTGTTGGAGAGCTTTGGGAATGCTACAAACTCTGCTATGACGACAAAgaaaactgcgccagcatcaATTACGAC ATGAAAAAAAGGAGATGCAAACGTATGAAGTTTTCACACATAAACCTGCCTCGCAAACTCGTGAAAATGGACAACTCTGTTTACGCGGATATAAGAGATG GTTGTGCCAACAAACCCCATCCTCTGGGGATGGAAGATGGCAGTATTCCAGACTCAAGTATCACGGCTTCATCAACTTGGCACTGTGGGGAAAACAATATCCCACTCAGGGGCTTGAGGGATAGTGACCCCACTAATGCTGCCCTAGCTGGTAATTTCCAGGCACTGCTTGAATTCCAGGTAGATAGTGGTGACCAAATACTGGAGCAGCACCTAGAAAATGCACCAAGAAATGCCACATACATTTCAAAGACCATCCAGAATCAAATGATATCAACTGTTGGTGctcatattttaaataatttatctCAAGAAATGAGAGATagtaaatatttttctgtaatGGCAGATGAAGCGGCTGATAtagcaaacaaagaaaatatttctgTTGTGATTAGATTTCTCGACTCAACCAAAAACTTCAGAGAAGAATTTATTGGAATGTATATTTGTAAGGAGGGAACAACAGGAGAGCCCATCAAAGACCTTATAACTGCAGCTGTAGTAGACTTAGGATTGATGATGGAAGACTGTCGTGGCCAATGTTATGATGGCGCTGGCAATATGGCTGGACAACTTAATGGAGCCTCCTCGTTAATCAGAGCAGAACATGAGAAGGCAATTTTTGTCCATTGCATGAATCACCAGCTGAATTTGTGTATTGCCAATACCTGCCAAATACCAAATGTCAGAAACATGATGGATGTTGTGCGaaagcttttttaa